The following proteins are encoded in a genomic region of Brachyspira pilosicoli:
- the mfd gene encoding transcription-repair coupling factor, which produces MENTEISNLLIEKFKNSEEYKSFDLNNVKNISGIKGGSDSLFFATLFKDKNKSLIIIKEDENEAMLLSQALNFYNVDNHYFPDYDSVPFTKMSPITDIVQDRLSILYKLINEDKFILITTIKSIARKLPNKETLKNNIINIKVNDKLNIDSLRLNLYDFGYVIEREVSEVGTCAVRGSIIDIYSILYNNPIRIELFDDEVESIRFFNIEDGKSYKNVEEIIIYPVREAIYKDSIIEEVLNKDIDSELKDNIQKSKYFAGSENLLGVFNNDLQTIFDYTHGSIIFTDDTLKLKNKLINVLSTAEENFNDMDNIFKSFYDNINSLYIDTNYFEDIAKNTINLSPFIVDNNIHKFSFNEGVSFKSKLTEFLDYIKDYRKKDYFIILSTSHYDQAKRFYKIMDNLEPKLIASEENTNEETKTIIEENNIVDEEEKLDFSNNENDFYIITTQSASGFIKDDIKTIFIADWEVFGRKRKRVKKIPKVNKNIIETFVDLNIGDYAVHVNYGIGKYLGLTRKLSNGKEKDYLTLEYAKGDKLYIPVEQMNFVQKYISGSGEEPKLTALGGSAWDKIKSKAREDALATARELIKIYAIRSHVHGNIYGPDTQWQDDFEASFNYEETVDQLRAINDIKSDMESDKMMDRLVCGDVGFGKTEVAFRAIFKAVMAGKQCAILCPTTILSQQHYNNAKKRFEDFPVRIEVLNRFISSRQAKKNKEMLENGSCDIIIGTHMLLSDDIKFKNLGLIVIDEEQRFGVKHKEALKKLRFETDVLTLSATPIPRTLNMALTGIRDISIIETPPLNRIPVKTYVMEFNEKTVVTAIERELKRNGQVFYLYNRIDTIESFALMIKKLCPKASICVAHGKMTGIQLEKIMSDFINHKYDILVSTTIIENGIDIPNANTILIDNANKLGLSELYQLRGRVGRSDREAYAYMFYPENLALTEVAYKRLQAISEHTDLGAGFKIAMRDLEIRGAGNILGKEQSGMIYQVGYELYTQMLEEATNEYKGEIKEVTFDTVIDFKHNLFIPDEYISDPKEKISVYKLIMRSQSDEDIDTAKEYMIDKYGKMPKEMEDIFSIAKLKVILKRVRVLSVIEGHYNMYIKLDKYSKIDAKKVSKLVSLEGSGVYFDKENLNQLIIPVVDDSLMWKINKVTEVILEIESIEENKGNEEKSLVDVNLESQRKNKQNNIRKRKIIKINKRDNN; this is translated from the coding sequence ATGGAAAATACTGAAATATCAAATCTTTTAATAGAAAAGTTCAAAAATAGTGAAGAGTACAAATCTTTTGATTTAAACAATGTAAAAAACATATCAGGAATAAAAGGAGGGTCAGATTCTCTTTTTTTTGCAACTCTTTTTAAAGATAAAAATAAAAGTTTAATAATTATAAAAGAAGATGAAAATGAGGCTATGCTATTAAGTCAGGCTTTAAACTTTTATAATGTAGATAATCATTATTTTCCAGATTATGACAGTGTGCCTTTCACAAAAATGTCTCCTATTACGGATATAGTGCAAGACAGATTAAGTATTTTATATAAACTAATTAATGAAGATAAATTTATTCTAATAACAACAATAAAATCCATCGCAAGAAAACTTCCAAACAAAGAAACATTAAAAAATAATATAATCAATATAAAAGTTAATGACAAATTAAATATTGATTCTTTAAGGCTTAATTTATATGATTTTGGGTATGTGATAGAGAGAGAAGTTTCTGAGGTTGGAACTTGTGCTGTGAGGGGAAGCATAATAGATATATATTCCATTCTTTATAATAATCCAATTAGAATAGAGTTATTTGATGATGAAGTTGAGAGTATAAGATTTTTTAATATAGAAGATGGAAAATCATATAAAAATGTTGAAGAGATTATAATATATCCTGTGAGGGAAGCAATTTATAAAGATTCAATTATAGAAGAGGTTTTAAACAAAGATATTGACAGTGAATTAAAAGATAATATACAAAAAAGCAAATATTTTGCTGGAAGCGAAAACTTACTTGGGGTATTTAATAATGATTTGCAAACTATATTTGATTATACTCATGGAAGCATTATATTTACAGATGATACATTAAAACTAAAAAATAAACTAATAAATGTTTTATCAACTGCAGAAGAAAATTTTAATGATATGGATAATATATTTAAATCTTTTTATGATAATATAAACTCTCTTTATATAGATACAAATTATTTTGAAGATATAGCAAAAAATACAATTAATTTAAGTCCTTTTATAGTGGATAATAATATTCATAAATTTAGTTTCAATGAAGGAGTTTCTTTCAAATCTAAACTAACAGAGTTTTTGGATTATATTAAAGATTATAGAAAGAAAGATTATTTTATTATACTTTCTACAAGCCATTATGACCAGGCAAAGAGATTTTATAAGATAATGGATAATTTAGAACCTAAATTAATTGCATCAGAAGAAAACACTAATGAAGAAACTAAAACAATAATAGAAGAAAACAACATAGTAGATGAAGAAGAAAAACTTGATTTTTCTAATAATGAAAATGATTTTTATATAATAACAACTCAATCAGCATCAGGATTTATTAAAGATGATATAAAAACAATATTTATAGCAGATTGGGAAGTATTTGGAAGAAAAAGAAAAAGAGTAAAAAAGATACCGAAAGTAAATAAAAATATTATAGAAACATTTGTTGATTTAAATATAGGCGACTATGCTGTTCATGTAAACTATGGTATAGGAAAATATTTAGGTTTAACACGTAAACTATCGAACGGAAAAGAAAAAGATTATTTAACATTAGAGTACGCCAAAGGAGATAAACTCTATATACCAGTAGAGCAGATGAACTTTGTGCAGAAATATATATCTGGAAGCGGAGAAGAGCCAAAATTAACAGCATTAGGCGGAAGTGCTTGGGATAAAATAAAAAGCAAGGCAAGAGAAGATGCTTTAGCTACAGCAAGAGAACTTATAAAAATATATGCAATTCGTTCTCATGTTCATGGAAATATTTACGGACCAGACACTCAGTGGCAAGATGACTTCGAAGCTTCATTTAACTATGAGGAAACTGTTGATCAATTAAGGGCTATCAATGATATAAAGTCAGATATGGAAAGCGATAAGATGATGGACAGGCTTGTTTGCGGAGATGTGGGATTTGGAAAGACTGAAGTTGCTTTTAGAGCTATATTTAAAGCTGTTATGGCAGGAAAGCAATGTGCAATACTCTGCCCTACTACAATACTCTCGCAGCAGCATTATAATAATGCCAAAAAAAGATTTGAAGATTTTCCTGTTCGTATAGAAGTATTAAATAGATTTATCTCTTCAAGACAAGCTAAAAAAAATAAAGAAATGCTTGAGAATGGTTCTTGCGATATTATCATAGGTACGCACATGCTTTTATCTGATGATATTAAGTTTAAAAATTTAGGCTTAATAGTTATAGATGAAGAGCAGAGATTTGGTGTAAAACATAAAGAAGCATTAAAAAAACTTAGATTTGAAACTGATGTGCTTACACTATCTGCAACACCAATACCAAGAACATTGAATATGGCATTAACAGGCATAAGAGATATAAGTATAATAGAAACGCCTCCATTAAACAGAATACCTGTAAAAACTTATGTAATGGAATTTAATGAAAAGACTGTTGTAACTGCAATAGAGAGAGAATTAAAAAGAAACGGGCAAGTATTTTATTTATATAATAGAATAGATACTATAGAATCATTTGCTTTGATGATAAAAAAGCTATGCCCTAAGGCTTCTATATGTGTTGCACATGGAAAAATGACAGGTATTCAGTTAGAAAAAATTATGTCGGATTTTATTAACCATAAATATGATATATTAGTATCTACCACAATAATAGAAAATGGAATCGATATCCCTAATGCTAACACAATATTAATAGATAATGCTAATAAACTTGGTCTTTCTGAGTTATATCAATTAAGAGGAAGAGTTGGAAGGAGCGACAGAGAGGCTTATGCTTATATGTTTTATCCTGAAAACTTGGCACTAACAGAAGTAGCTTATAAAAGGCTTCAAGCTATATCAGAGCATACAGACCTTGGTGCTGGATTTAAGATAGCAATGAGAGATTTAGAAATAAGGGGTGCTGGCAACATATTAGGAAAAGAGCAATCTGGTATGATTTATCAGGTTGGTTATGAACTTTATACTCAAATGCTTGAAGAGGCTACCAATGAATATAAGGGTGAAATAAAAGAGGTTACTTTTGATACGGTTATAGATTTTAAACATAATTTATTTATACCAGATGAATATATATCAGACCCTAAAGAGAAAATATCAGTATATAAATTAATAATGCGTTCTCAAAGTGATGAAGATATTGACACTGCTAAAGAATATATGATAGATAAATATGGAAAGATGCCTAAAGAAATGGAAGATATATTTAGTATAGCAAAATTAAAAGTGATATTAAAAAGAGTAAGAGTATTATCAGTGATAGAAGGGCATTATAATATGTATATAAAACTTGATAAATATTCTAAAATAGATGCTAAGAAAGTATCAAAATTAGTTTCTTTGGAAGGCTCTGGAGTTTATTTTGATAAAGAAAATCTTAATCAATTAATAATACCCGTAGTAGATGATAGTTTAATGTGGAAAATAAATAAAGTGACTGAAGTAATATTAGAAATAGAAAGCATAGAAGAAAATAAAGGAAACGAAGAAAAAAGTTTAGTGGATGTCAATTTAGAATCTCAAAGAAAAAATAAGCAAAATAACATAAGAAAAAGAAAAATAATAAAAATAAATAAAAGAGATAATAATTAA
- a CDS encoding flagellar filament outer layer protein FlaA, giving the protein MKRLSILITMLILTVAFLLFAQDAAQDNGQAGNNFVTESYTNFLIDDFEFANTWQASMPRDYGVISIIRREGGPADVTAENADANKYILGAKVEYFKTGYPWFSVTPPRPVKIPGFTKEISVWVAGRNHNNRMSFYVYDINGKPQNIGNEALNFMGWKKITVQVPAKVEQENFRGQAEQGISFMGINIKVDPRDSYGKYYIYFDNLEARTDMYLETYKEADDPRDTW; this is encoded by the coding sequence ATGAAAAGATTAAGTATTTTGATAACAATGTTGATTTTGACTGTTGCATTCTTGTTATTCGCACAGGATGCAGCACAAGATAATGGTCAAGCAGGAAATAATTTTGTTACTGAATCTTATACTAATTTCTTAATAGATGATTTTGAATTTGCTAATACTTGGCAAGCATCTATGCCTAGAGATTATGGTGTTATTAGTATAATTCGTCGTGAAGGCGGCCCTGCTGATGTTACTGCTGAAAATGCTGATGCTAATAAATATATTTTAGGTGCTAAAGTAGAGTATTTTAAAACTGGTTACCCTTGGTTTTCTGTTACTCCTCCTAGACCTGTAAAAATCCCTGGTTTCACTAAAGAAATCAGTGTTTGGGTTGCTGGAAGAAATCATAATAATAGAATGAGTTTCTATGTTTATGATATTAATGGTAAACCTCAAAATATTGGTAATGAAGCTCTTAACTTTATGGGTTGGAAAAAAATTACTGTACAAGTGCCTGCTAAAGTAGAACAAGAAAACTTTAGAGGTCAAGCTGAACAAGGTATAAGTTTCATGGGTATCAATATTAAAGTTGATCCTAGAGATTCTTATGGTAAATATTACATTTACTTCGATAACTTGGAAGCTAGAACTGATATGTACTTAGAAACTTATAAAGAAGCTGATGACCCAAGAGATACTTGGTAA
- a CDS encoding flagellar filament outer layer protein FlaA: MKFYRSMRDISRYLIIICLFICLGSFAVYGQSSSIYLETRVLYNFETLDEWQPISNGSRFMFTGDRTNENGVVMKYPNMRLFATKPFGMGNQGYNSTNSLSVSVSFFRKGYNFFDLVPTVQKIIPGKAQTFDVWVWGGNYDYTMEMLFEDYRGYTYTLPIGSLKYIGWKNLSTAVPSFIPQEEPYVPRAKGLRFLNFRFWASPEERADNFVVLLDYFQTVTDTFREAYDGSDIETTLGQEIGGSSAEQYSNGGAKVVGEDGGTTTTGDTTQQEAQQ; the protein is encoded by the coding sequence ATGAAATTCTATAGAAGTATGCGAGACATTTCTCGCTACCTCATAATCATTTGTCTATTCATATGCTTAGGTTCATTTGCTGTTTATGGACAAAGTTCTAGTATCTATTTAGAAACTAGAGTGCTTTATAACTTTGAAACATTAGATGAATGGCAGCCTATATCAAATGGAAGTCGTTTCATGTTTACAGGCGATAGAACAAATGAAAATGGTGTTGTAATGAAATACCCAAATATGAGATTATTTGCTACTAAACCTTTTGGTATGGGTAATCAAGGTTACAATTCCACTAATTCATTATCAGTAAGTGTATCATTCTTTAGAAAAGGATACAATTTCTTTGATTTAGTACCAACAGTACAAAAAATTATCCCTGGAAAAGCTCAGACTTTTGATGTATGGGTATGGGGTGGAAATTATGACTATACTATGGAAATGTTATTTGAAGATTATCGCGGTTATACTTACACATTGCCTATTGGTTCTTTAAAATATATTGGTTGGAAAAATTTGAGTACAGCTGTACCTTCTTTTATACCTCAAGAAGAACCTTATGTTCCTAGAGCTAAAGGTTTAAGATTCTTGAATTTCCGTTTCTGGGCTTCACCTGAAGAAAGAGCTGATAACTTCGTTGTATTATTAGACTATTTCCAAACAGTTACAGATACATTTAGAGAAGCTTATGACGGTTCTGATATAGAAACTACTCTTGGTCAAGAAATAGGCGGAAGTTCTGCAGAGCAGTATTCTAATGGCGGTGCAAAAGTTGTAGGTGAAGACGGTGGTACTACTACTACTGGTGATACTACTCAACAAGAAGCGCAACAATAA
- a CDS encoding pseudouridine synthase, with the protein MRLNKYIASLNIASRREADNLIKDGKVKVNGEIILNPATQVSENDKVECHKDEESKIYIKLNKPRGYVVSTNRDEGKTIYELLNNKLKGVYPVGRLDKDSNGLILLTNDGVFAKKIIGENSNCEKEYYVKVNNNIPDGALKKLEYGISLDGKKLKPAKTKRITKNSFNIILTEGRNRQIRRMCEKVGFEVIILKRLRINNIFLNELKEGKFEYLTKEEINCIMEI; encoded by the coding sequence ATGAGACTAAACAAATATATAGCTTCTCTAAACATAGCAAGCAGAAGAGAGGCAGATAATCTTATTAAAGACGGTAAAGTTAAAGTTAACGGAGAAATAATACTCAATCCTGCAACACAAGTATCTGAAAACGATAAAGTAGAATGCCATAAAGACGAAGAGAGTAAAATATATATAAAATTAAACAAGCCCAGGGGATATGTTGTTTCTACAAATAGAGATGAAGGAAAAACTATATACGAATTACTAAATAATAAATTAAAAGGAGTTTATCCTGTAGGCAGATTAGATAAAGATAGTAATGGACTTATACTTCTTACAAACGACGGGGTATTTGCTAAAAAAATAATAGGTGAAAACTCTAATTGCGAAAAGGAATATTATGTTAAGGTAAATAATAATATACCAGACGGAGCATTAAAAAAACTTGAATATGGAATATCTTTGGATGGAAAAAAATTAAAACCTGCTAAAACAAAAAGAATAACAAAAAATTCATTTAACATAATTCTTACAGAAGGAAGAAACAGACAAATAAGAAGAATGTGTGAGAAGGTGGGATTTGAAGTAATTATATTAAAAAGACTAAGAATTAATAATATATTTTTAAATGAACTTAAAGAAGGAAAATTTGAATATTTAACAAAAGAAGAAATTAATTGCATAATGGAAATATAA
- a CDS encoding methyl-accepting chemotaxis protein, whose protein sequence is MKKVNSLGFRIPFVICSIVVLIIIVMLISSVNIASVGISKSRLGGFNSTIAGYASVLDTWFDLQTSLISTYSVTPTVVKYLENDVNFTEELLSETINKFKDNNLYLINFGIADSEGDIFLDSLSSSALGKNLKDYIPDAWNRFVASNTDGVVYADKLVQSEITSKWAMPAIKPVKDSYNITIGYIYIFLDWYMLHQTHFANIDLGKTGGLFITTDKLYNIMDSLYENIAVMKINPVYEEAFKSGNISGNLTYNLDGHNRTAAYHKLKNQPWIIALAMMDYEIYEQNIKLIIAISIIGIVSIIILAILVNLFIRTITKPLEVVVEEASKIEQGDLSSSKQRIKSRKDEIGVLSKSFVSMRNKLIETITEVNEASNNIVNAAKELSNSNTDLSRRTESQAASLEETASSMEEMASTIKSSTDYAITGNNMMVSSKEAIENAGSIITETTKNIEEVFEASTKIKNITKIIEDIAFQTNILALNAAVEAARAGDQGKGFAVVASEVRNLAQTTQSSVKDITDLVDNTNEKINKATETAHQSQEIFIDIQQKIDDTAKIMQNISSTAMEQQAGVDQVNIAVSEMDTVTQHNASLVQESAYTSEDLLKQARSLQEAVSFFKLSSSDIKISKEDKPNKKPDIPSKKDDIKKVNTQLKPPKKDVSISNDREFGETFSNSNNVTDDGFSTF, encoded by the coding sequence ATGAAAAAAGTAAATAGTTTAGGTTTTAGAATACCATTTGTAATATGTTCTATAGTTGTTTTAATTATAATAGTGATGTTAATATCTTCTGTAAATATAGCAAGCGTAGGTATTAGTAAAAGCAGATTAGGCGGGTTTAATAGCACTATAGCTGGATATGCTTCTGTTTTAGATACTTGGTTTGATTTGCAAACATCTCTAATAAGTACATATTCTGTTACTCCTACAGTTGTTAAATATTTAGAAAATGATGTTAATTTTACTGAAGAATTATTGTCTGAAACTATAAATAAATTTAAAGATAATAATCTTTATCTAATTAATTTTGGTATAGCTGACTCTGAAGGGGATATATTTTTAGATTCATTATCTTCTTCTGCTTTAGGAAAAAATCTTAAAGATTATATTCCAGATGCTTGGAATAGGTTTGTTGCTTCAAATACAGATGGGGTTGTATATGCTGATAAACTTGTTCAATCAGAAATTACTTCAAAATGGGCTATGCCAGCTATAAAACCTGTTAAAGATTCGTATAATATTACAATAGGTTATATTTATATTTTTTTAGATTGGTATATGCTTCATCAAACTCATTTTGCAAATATTGATTTAGGAAAAACAGGCGGACTTTTTATAACTACTGACAAATTATACAATATAATGGATTCTTTGTATGAGAATATAGCGGTTATGAAAATAAATCCTGTATATGAAGAAGCTTTTAAAAGCGGTAATATAAGCGGTAATCTTACATATAATCTTGATGGTCATAATAGAACTGCAGCATATCATAAATTAAAAAATCAGCCTTGGATAATAGCTCTTGCAATGATGGATTATGAGATATATGAGCAGAATATAAAATTGATAATAGCTATAAGCATTATAGGAATAGTATCTATAATAATTTTGGCTATACTTGTTAATTTATTTATAAGAACAATTACTAAACCATTAGAAGTTGTAGTAGAGGAAGCATCAAAAATAGAGCAAGGCGATTTAAGCAGTTCAAAACAGCGTATAAAATCAAGAAAAGACGAAATAGGTGTTTTATCAAAATCTTTTGTAAGTATGAGGAATAAATTAATAGAAACTATAACAGAAGTTAATGAGGCTTCTAATAATATAGTCAATGCTGCAAAGGAGCTTTCAAACAGCAACACAGATTTATCAAGAAGAACAGAATCACAAGCTGCAAGTTTGGAAGAAACTGCAAGTTCTATGGAAGAGATGGCTTCTACAATAAAATCTTCTACCGATTATGCTATAACAGGAAATAATATGATGGTTTCTTCTAAGGAGGCTATAGAAAATGCCGGAAGCATTATCACAGAAACAACAAAAAATATAGAAGAAGTATTTGAAGCTAGTACAAAGATAAAAAATATTACAAAAATAATAGAGGATATTGCTTTTCAAACAAATATATTAGCGCTTAATGCTGCAGTTGAAGCTGCAAGAGCTGGCGATCAAGGAAAAGGGTTTGCTGTTGTTGCGAGCGAGGTTAGGAATTTGGCTCAAACTACTCAATCATCTGTAAAAGATATTACTGATTTGGTAGATAATACAAATGAAAAAATAAATAAAGCAACAGAAACAGCTCATCAATCTCAAGAGATATTTATTGATATTCAGCAAAAAATAGATGATACTGCTAAAATAATGCAAAATATTAGTTCTACTGCTATGGAGCAGCAGGCAGGTGTTGATCAGGTAAATATTGCTGTTTCTGAAATGGATACTGTTACGCAGCATAATGCTTCTTTGGTTCAAGAGAGTGCTTATACTTCAGAAGATTTACTTAAGCAGGCAAGAAGTCTTCAAGAGGCTGTTAGCTTTTTTAAATTAAGCAGTTCTGATATAAAAATATCAAAAGAAGATAAACCTAATAAAAAGCCGGATATTCCTTCCAAAAAAGATGATATTAAAAAAGTTAATACACAATTAAAACCGCCCAAAAAAGATGTGAGTATTTCTAACGATAGAGAGTTCGGCGAAACATTTTCTAATTCTAATAATGTAACAGATGATGGTTTTAGTACTTTTTAA
- a CDS encoding iron-containing alcohol dehydrogenase, whose translation MDFNFYMPSKVIFGTGSLNKLHKQKLPGKKALIVTGGTSIKKYGYLNRLEEELKKANVSYVLFDKILPNPIKDHVMEGAALAKKENCDFVIGIGGGSSMDSSKSIAIMATNDGDYWDYIFGGTGKGKAIPNDPLPIVAITTTAGTGTEADPWTVITNGNEKIGFGYEKTYPYLSIVDPELMKTVPPKLTAYQGFDALFHSTEGYINKIATDMSDLFALKAIELIGKSLADAVKDGNNMKAREDVAMANTLSGIVESTSSCTSEHSMEHALSAYYPKLEHGAGLIMISKEYYTAIANSHDCDEKMVNMAKALGKKDANKAMDFVEALVDLQKACGVDNLKLSDYGISKEDLPKIAKNAKFAMGGLFECDPHNFTDEEVLTVLEKSYR comes from the coding sequence ATGGATTTTAATTTTTATATGCCAAGTAAAGTTATATTTGGTACAGGTTCTCTAAATAAACTGCATAAACAAAAGCTTCCGGGCAAAAAAGCATTAATTGTTACAGGCGGTACTTCTATAAAGAAATATGGTTATTTAAATAGATTAGAAGAAGAATTAAAAAAGGCGAATGTAAGCTATGTTTTATTTGACAAAATTTTGCCTAACCCAATAAAAGACCATGTAATGGAAGGAGCTGCTTTAGCAAAAAAAGAAAATTGTGATTTTGTAATAGGTATAGGCGGCGGAAGCAGTATGGATTCATCAAAATCTATTGCTATAATGGCTACGAATGATGGCGATTATTGGGATTATATATTCGGCGGTACTGGTAAGGGTAAAGCAATACCTAATGACCCTCTTCCAATAGTTGCTATTACTACTACAGCAGGCACAGGTACAGAAGCTGACCCTTGGACTGTTATCACTAACGGCAATGAAAAAATAGGTTTCGGTTATGAAAAAACTTATCCTTATCTTTCTATAGTAGATCCAGAACTTATGAAAACAGTTCCTCCTAAACTTACTGCTTATCAAGGTTTTGATGCATTGTTCCATAGCACAGAAGGATATATTAATAAAATTGCAACAGATATGAGTGATTTATTTGCATTAAAAGCAATAGAGCTTATAGGCAAAAGTTTGGCTGATGCTGTTAAAGACGGCAACAATATGAAAGCAAGAGAAGATGTTGCTATGGCTAATACTTTATCTGGAATAGTGGAAAGTACTTCAAGCTGTACATCAGAACATTCTATGGAGCATGCTTTAAGTGCTTATTATCCAAAACTTGAGCATGGTGCTGGGCTTATTATGATAAGTAAAGAGTATTATACTGCAATAGCAAATTCACATGATTGCGATGAAAAGATGGTTAATATGGCTAAGGCTTTAGGTAAAAAAGATGCTAATAAGGCTATGGATTTTGTAGAGGCTTTAGTTGATTTGCAGAAGGCTTGCGGTGTAGATAATCTAAAACTTTCCGATTATGGTATTAGCAAAGAAGACTTGCCAAAAATAGCTAAGAATGCTAAATTTGCTATGGGCGGATTATTTGAATGTGATCCTCATAACTTTACAGATGAAGAAGTATTAACTGTATTAGAAAAATCTTATAGATAA
- the creD gene encoding cell envelope integrity protein CreD, producing MIKNLNEVTKTLGFKIIIIVVLGLLLLIPMTFINSVVRDRIRYQNEAISSIIEPVGDSANIQGVVIAIPYLEKFIDSETKEIGYARKYIFYMPNEYNITGDVEVTSLSRGIFKAPIFNSKLNITGRFDKYNAEIYNLDENNTIILYDEAMIILGIGNKKNLIKLPNILIDNNEELKYYEKNINIDLNMFNNKFLYTISRDSILNGFDFNITMDIQGGNSLIITPLASENTFKISSKWKDPSFTGGFLPTKREVNNNGFNAEWNIASFNTSFTKYWTSDENSNRLNNIDNNQYYTSNQESNNILVSFLLLNDNYQKTSRSVKYAILFIFIPFFVLFLCEVLSKKRIHPVQYILIGIANAIFYLLLLAISEHINFNISYFISALMVTALTSIYIGYIIKSPRYTISMAIVESLIYIFLFGILQLTDYALLMGTLGLFAVIALAMYFTRNVDWYGENN from the coding sequence ATGATAAAAAATTTAAATGAAGTAACTAAAACTTTAGGATTTAAAATAATAATAATAGTGGTATTAGGACTATTGCTTTTAATACCTATGACATTTATAAACAGTGTTGTAAGAGATAGGATTCGTTATCAAAATGAGGCTATATCTTCTATAATAGAGCCTGTTGGTGATAGTGCTAATATACAAGGTGTAGTTATTGCTATACCATATTTGGAAAAGTTTATTGACAGCGAAACTAAAGAGATAGGATATGCAAGGAAATATATTTTTTATATGCCTAATGAATATAATATTACAGGTGATGTTGAAGTTACAAGTTTAAGCAGAGGTATTTTTAAAGCCCCTATTTTTAATTCTAAGTTAAATATTACAGGAAGATTCGATAAATATAATGCTGAAATATATAACTTAGATGAAAACAATACTATTATACTTTATGATGAAGCTATGATTATATTAGGAATAGGAAACAAAAAAAATCTTATAAAACTTCCTAATATATTAATTGATAATAATGAAGAGCTTAAATATTATGAGAAAAATATTAATATAGATTTAAATATGTTTAATAATAAATTTCTATACACTATTTCAAGAGATAGTATATTAAACGGCTTTGATTTCAATATTACAATGGACATTCAAGGAGGAAACTCTCTTATAATAACTCCATTAGCTTCTGAGAATACTTTTAAAATCTCTTCAAAATGGAAAGACCCTAGTTTTACAGGAGGATTTTTACCTACAAAAAGAGAAGTTAATAATAATGGATTTAATGCTGAATGGAACATAGCAAGCTTTAATACTTCATTTACAAAATATTGGACTAGCGATGAAAATTCTAATAGGTTAAACAATATAGACAATAACCAATATTATACCAGCAATCAAGAATCTAATAATATTTTAGTGTCATTTTTGCTTCTCAATGACAATTATCAGAAAACTTCAAGAAGCGTAAAGTATGCTATATTATTTATATTCATTCCGTTTTTTGTATTATTTTTATGCGAAGTGCTTTCAAAAAAACGCATACACCCTGTGCAGTATATACTCATAGGAATAGCTAATGCGATATTTTATCTTCTGCTTTTAGCAATATCTGAGCATATCAATTTTAATATTAGTTATTTTATAAGTGCATTGATGGTTACAGCTTTAACTTCTATATATATAGGATACATTATAAAATCTCCAAGATACACTATTTCAATGGCTATAGTAGAGTCTTTGATTTATATATTCTTGTTTGGAATATTACAATTAACTGATTATGCATTACTCATGGGCACATTAGGGCTATTTGCTGTTATTGCTCTTGCCATGTACTTCACACGAAATGTTGATTGGTATGGTGAAAACAATTAA